The Streptomyces cyaneogriseus subsp. noncyanogenus region TCATCAAGCGTAAACGCCGCGGACCGCCGGGGGGCAGGCCCGTCCGCCGTGCGCTCGCCCCGTGCGACCGCCGCCCTCCCGGGCGCCGTCCGCCCCCGCTGCCGCAGGCCTTCCGAACCCCGGCGGTCCGGTCTCTCCGCGGCCCGAAGCCCGGCCGTCCCGCGCTACTTGGCGGCGAGCCCTCCGTTGTGCGGTGCGGGCTCCAGGTCGAACTCGCCGTCGCGCGCGCCGAGTACGAAGGCCCGCCACTCCGCCTCCGTGTAGCGCAGCACGGTGTCCGGATCCAGGGAGGACCGCATGGCCACCGCCCCGCCCGGAAGGTAGGCGATCTCGACGCGTTCCTCGTGCTCCTCGGTGCCGGGCGCGCTGTGCCACTCGACATCCGAGATGTCCAGTGCGTACAGCTCGTCCCGTTCCCTCTCCTTTCGAGCCCTGACGTCCTCGTCCTGCGTCCCCGCAGTGCTCTCCTGTACGTCAGCCATGGTCAACGGGCCCCTTCCGGTGAGCGAAACGACATGCACGGTCACCTTACTGGCCCCGGTCGGCGCGCACGGTCGAACCGGACCGCCGCCAAACCCCGCCCGGCGCCGCCGCGTTCGCCGTACCAAGAGCCCTGCCGCTCGCCGGGGGCCGGCGCGTCCACTCGCGGCCGTCACCGTTCATCCCTGAGAGTGGGCCGCCGCCGGTGACGGGTGCGCCACCGGGGCGGGGGCGACGGCGGCTCAG contains the following coding sequences:
- a CDS encoding DUF397 domain-containing protein → MADVQESTAGTQDEDVRARKERERDELYALDISDVEWHSAPGTEEHEERVEIAYLPGGAVAMRSSLDPDTVLRYTEAEWRAFVLGARDGEFDLEPAPHNGGLAAK